The Arachis hypogaea cultivar Tifrunner chromosome 16, arahy.Tifrunner.gnm2.J5K5, whole genome shotgun sequence genome contains a region encoding:
- the LOC140179808 gene encoding glutathione S-transferase 1-like codes for MELGNGGNLGVKQGLKYHYVAVTASSKSDPEFLKLNPLALIPVLVDGDFVLVESLAIIMYLDDNYPQYPSLPHDIPKRALNFQNNVIEKNVGPHEKLPWAQSVIRKGFTGDTSLNAIKIYSALEKLLKDHAGRYATGDEIFLVVEELMKRCEETKW; via the exons ATGGAGTTAGGAAATGGTGGTAACTTGGGGGTGAAGCAAG GCTTAAAATACCACTACGTAGCTGTCACCGCCTCCTCCAAATCTGACCCTG AGTTCCTCAAGTTGAATCCTCTTGCTTTAATTCCCGTTCTGGTGGATggcgattttgttcttgttgaatcTTTAGCCATTATTATG TATTTAGATGATAACTATCCTCAATACCCTTCGCTGCCTCATGACATTCCCAAAAGAGCACTCAATTTTCAG AATAACGTCATTGAGAAAAATGTTGGCCCTCATGAAAAACTTCCTTGGGCACAAAGTGTCATTAGAAAGGGCTTCACAGGTGACACTTCACTGAATGCTATTAAGATATATTCTG CACTTGAAAAGCTACTAAAAGATCACGCAGGGAGATATGCCACTGGAGATGAAATTTTCCTG gTGGTGGAAGAGTTGATGAAGAGATGCGAGGAAACTAAATGGTAG
- the LOC112756445 gene encoding fatty-acid-binding protein 1 — protein sequence MASLRFPFSFSQTQPPHYSRPLSSFPVAAAVGATAVGATAAFVVLTSSSSSSSHRQFLESAFNFLFSSDRTSLPAWGTLSLADMSVPVVESKSGATFPSVLGDSQKLCGIGLRRKSVFGLKNIDVYAFGVYADDNDIKECLAGKFEKLSALELKGNKEFTEDILENDISMTVSLQIVYGRLSISTVRSAFEESVGSRLQKFGGSDNKELLQRFTAQFKDEIKIPKGSVINISREKGYVLRTSIDGQDVGSIQSKLLCKSILDLYLGEEPFDKQAKEDIELNLASYLQK from the exons atggcGTCACTGCGCTTCCCCTTCTCGTTTTCTCAGACCCAACCACCTCATTATTCCCGCCCTCTCTCCTCCTTCCCCGTCGCCGCCGCAGTTGGAGCAACCGCCGTCGGAGCCACAGCAGCATTCGTCGTCCtcacttcctcctcctcctcctcctctcaccGCCAATTCTTGGAGAGCGCGTTTAACTTCCTCTTCTCTTCGGACCGTACTTCTCTCCCCGCGTGGGGTACCCTTAGCCTCGCCGACATGTCCGTCCCCGTCGTTGAGTCCAAGAGCGGAGCAACGTTCCCTTCCGTTCTCGGCGATTCTCAGAAGCTCTGCGGCATTGGCTTGCGCAGAAAGAGCGTTTTCGGTTTGAAGAACATTGACGTCTACGCATTCG GTGTTTATGCTGATGACAATGACATAAAGGAATGTCTTGCTGGAAAATTTGAGAAGCTTTCTGCTTTGGAATTGAAGGGAAATAAGGAGTTCACTGAAGATATATTGGAGAATGATATATCCATGACCGTTAGTCTTCAAATTGTGTATGGAAGATTGAGCATTAGTACCGTGCGGTCTGCGTTTGAGGAATCTGTAGGTAGCAGGCTGCAAAAGTTTGGTGGATCGGATAATAAGGAATTGCTTCAAAG GTTCACTGCACAATTCAAAGATGAAATCAAAATACCAAAAGGATCTGTGATTAACATCTCAAGAGAGAAGGGCTATGTTCTCCGCACATCAA TTGATGGACAGGATGTGGGAAGCATCCAGAGTAAACTCCTGTGTAAGTCAATCTTAGATTTATATCTGGGTGAGGAACCGTTTGATAAACAGGCCAAAGAAGACATCGAGCTCAACTTGGCGTCTTACCTCCAGAAGTAG